A genomic region of Catharus ustulatus isolate bCatUst1 chromosome 32, bCatUst1.pri.v2, whole genome shotgun sequence contains the following coding sequences:
- the MRPL49 gene encoding 39S ribosomal protein L49, mitochondrial produces the protein MAAMAALCRRLRALGRGVRGVQSPPGAPRYEESTAEFAFVERLLPPSSIPEPPPHPKYPTPSGWSPPAGPPPDLPYFVRRSRLHNLPVYLGQRQGRRLTALRHIHGDIWALERDLRAFLGSLGVPEVQAQVNEVSGTLRLRGHWGPEVRRWLLQRGF, from the exons ATGGCGGCGATGGCGGCGCTGTGCCGGAGGCTGAGGGCGCTGGGCCGGGGGGTCAGAGGGGTGCAG agcccgcccggcgccCCCCGCTATGAGGAGTCCACGGCCGAGTTCGCGTTCGTGGAGCGGCTGCTGccccccagctccatccccgaGCCCCCCCCGCACCCCAAATACCCGACCCCGTCCGGCTGGAGCCCCCCCGCAG GCCCCCCCCCAGACCTGCCCTACTTCGTGCGCCGCTCGCGCCTGCACAACCTGCCCGTGTACCTGGGCCAGCGGCAGGGCCGGCGCCTCACGGCGCTGCGCCACATCCACGGCGACATCTGG gcGCTGGAGCGGGACCTGAGGGCGTTCCTGGGCTCGCTGGGGGTGCCCGAGGTGCAGGCGCAGGTGAACGAGGTGAGCGGGACCCTGCGGCTCCGCGGGCACTGGGGGCCTGAGGTGCGAcgctggctgctgcagaggggcttctag
- the FAU gene encoding ubiquitin-like protein fubi and ribosomal protein S30, translating into MQLFIRGQTLLTLEVSGSETLAQIKERVAELSGIPPEDQVLLHAGTPLDDEAVLGQSPLPEFTTLDLSTRLLGGKVHGSLARAGKVRGQTPKVAKQEKKKKKTGRAKRRMQYNRRFVNVVPTFGKKKGPNANS; encoded by the exons aTGCAGCTCTTCATCCGTGGCCAGACCCTCCTCACCCTCGAGGTCTCCGGCTCCGAGACCCTCGCCCAGATCAAG GAGAGGGTGGCCGAGCTTTCAGGGATCCCCCCTGAGGACCAAGTGCTGCTCCATGCTGGGACCCCTCTGGACGATGAGGCCgtgctggggcagagccccctccccgAATTCACCACCCTGGACCTCTCCACGCGCCTGCTGGGCG GGAAGGTGCACGGCTCCCTCGCCCGCGCTGGCAAAGTGAGGGGCCAGACCCCCAAG GTGGCCAAgcaggagaagaagaagaagaagacgGGCCGGGCCAAGCGGCGCATGCAGTACAACCGGCGCTTCGTCAACGTCGTGCCCACCTTCGGCAAGAAGAAGGGTCCCAACGCCAACTCCTGA
- the TAF6L gene encoding TAF6-like RNA polymerase II p300/CBP-associated factor-associated factor 65 kDa subunit 6L codes for MAEREERRFVELPRDSVRLMAESAGVELSDEVAALLAEDVCYRLREATQNSSQFLKHTRRRRLTVEDFNRALRWSNVEAVCGCGSQDSLPFRPLREGDLFFPEDREVNLVELALATNIPKGCAETTVRVHVSYLDGKGNLEPQGAVPSAVSSLTDDLLKYYQHVTRAVLGDDPQLMKVALQDLQSNPKIAALLPYFVYVVSGVKSVSHDLEQLSRLLQLARSLLQNPFLCLGSYVGSLMGSVLYCVLEPLAASINPLNDHWTLRDYAALLLGRIFWSHGELVRGLYQQILLSLQKVLADPVRPLCSHYGAVVGLHALGWKAVERVLYPHLPTYWPNLQAVLDDYSVSNAQVKADGHKVYGAILVAVERLLKAKAQQAPGFGGPEGSPRRSPPGQDPSPELGFARPVPGGAPAASSSSSSSSSSPSLRDMYRELYDFFGDSLAARFGTGAPAEPPSPPGTAEGTRKEPPAEGAARKMPQLTNATVSPRDEDPPPARPPLHRAPGPPPRPRGTPRTPSGHRPGARDVFQKCRFAPRGPPRFSFVIAGRQTGRRCPGRRFQTSFPQPPGAALGSRYAQRLPMIGRTGRAPRRWPRAEYSLLLLL; via the exons ATGGCGGAGCGGGAGGAGCGGCGCTTCGTGGAGCTGCCCCGGGACTCGGTGCGGCTCATGGCCGAGAGCGCCGGCGTGGAGCTCAGCGACGAGGTGGCCGCGCTGCTGGCCGAGGATGTGTGCTACCGGCTGCGGGAGGCCACGCAG aaCAGCTCCCAGTTCCTCAAGCACACGCGCCGGCGCCGCCTCACCGTGGAGGATTTCAACCGAGCCCTGCGCTGGAGCAACGTCGAg gccgtGTGTGGCTGTGGCTCCCAGGACTCGCTGCCGTTCCGGCCGCTCCGGGAGGGGGATTTGTTCTTCCCCGAGGACCGGGAGGTGAATCTGGTGGAGCTGGCGCTGGCCACCAACATCCCCAAGGGCTGTGCCGAGACCACCGTCAGAG TGCACGTGTCCTACCTGGATGGCAAAGGGAACCTGGAGCCGCAGGGAGCAG TTCCCAGCGCCGTGTCCTCGCTCACCGACGACCTGCTCAAGTATTACCAGCACGTCACCCGAGCCGTGCTGGGTGACGACCCCCAGCTCATGAAG GTGGCTTTGCAGGATCTGCAGAGCAACCCCAAAATCGCGGCGCTGCTGCCCTACTTCGTCTACGTGGTCAGTGGG GTGAAATCCGTGAGCCACgacctggagcagctgagccggctgctgcagctggcccGGAGCCTCCTGCAGAACCCGTTCCTGTGCCTGGGCTCCTACGTGGGCAGCCTGATGGGCTCGGTGCTGTACTGCGTGCTCGAGCCGCTCGCCGCCTCCATCAACCCCCTCAACGACCACTGGACCCTGCGCGACTACGCGGCGCTGCTGCTGGGCCGCATCTtctg GAGTCACGGGGAGCTGGTCAGGGGGCTGTACCAGCAGATCCTGCTCTCGCTCCAGAAGGTTCTGGCAGATCCGGTGCGGCCGCTCTGCTCCCACTACGGCGCCGTGGTCGGGCTGCACGCGCTGGGCTGGAag GCCGTGGAGCGGGTGCTGTACCCCCACCTCCCCACGTACTGGCCCAACCTCCAGGCCGTGCTGGACGATTACTCCGTGTCCAACGCTCAGGTCAAGGCCGATGGCCACAAAGTCTACGGCGCCATCTTG gtCGCCGTGGAGCGGCTGCTGAAAGCCAAAGCTCAGCAAGCCccgggatttgggggtcccgaGGGGTCCCCCCGGCGCAGCCCCCCCGGCCAGGACCCCTCCCCCGAGCTGGGTTTTGCCCGCCCGGTACCGGGGGGTGCCCCcgctgcttcctcctcctcctcctcctcctcctcctcgccgtCGCTGCGGGACATGTACCGCGAGCTCTACGATTTTTTCGGGGACAGCCTGGCCGCCCGCTTCGGCACCGGCGCCCCCGCCGagcccccgagccccccgggCACGGCCGAGGGGACCCGCAAAGAGCCCCCGGCCGAAGGAGCCGCCCGCAAAATGCCGCAGCTGACCAACGCCACCGTGAGCCCCAGGGACGAGGATCCCCCCCCGGCGCGACCCCCGCTGCACCgagccccgggacccccgcccaGACCCCGCGGGACCCCCCGCACCCCCTCGGGTCACCGGCCCGGGGCTCGGGACGTGTTCCAGAAATGTCGCTTCGCCCCTCGGGGACCTCCCCGCTTCAGTTTTGTGATCGCGGGGCGTCAGACCGGGCGGCGCTGCCCCGGGCGCCGCTTCCAGACGAGTTTCCCGCAGCCGCCCGGGGCCGCGCTGGGCTCCCGGTACGCGCAGCGCCTGCCCATGATCGGCCGGACCGGGCGGGCCCCGCGCCGCTGGCCGCGGGCGGAATactcgctgctgctgctgctgtga
- the WDR74 gene encoding WD repeat-containing protein 74 isoform X1, translating to MAAPTRLCHVWVGAETGALKGVNLQRKEATNHVGGSGLSRGRGVSALTWGDPAQTELLVGSLDRSVSVFSTEKGKFTGERLCPGGDGAFCGLGVLGSSIVTAVESGLVRVWGEHEAEEPLQELQAGPGLCRMRQDPTRPHLVGTGGKENGLKVWDLQRPQEPLFRAKNVRNDWLDLRVPVWERDLQFLPGSQRVVTCTGHGQVRLYDPSTPQRRPVLDAAVGEAPLTALALIPGDTSVVVGSARGDVAVIDLRKGRVLRALKGFAGGVRGLQCHPRLPLVASVGLDRFLRVHQLRDGRLRDKVYLKSRLTCVLLSTHLDWEAQEEPPPQKEVKDEEGDELWDALESVPTPRKAKKRKISGV from the exons ATGGCGGCGCCCACGCGGCTGTGCCATGTGTGGGTGGGGGCCGAGACCGGAGCCCTCAAAG GGGTGAACCTGCAGCGCAAAGAGGCCACGAACCACGTTGGGGGGTCGGGACtgagccggggccggggggtcTCGGCCCTGACCTGGGGGGACCCCGCTCAGACCGAG CTGCTCGTGGGGTCCCTGGATCGCTCCGTGAGCGTTTTCAGCACCGAGAAAGGAAAATTCACCGGGGAGCGGCTGTGCCCGGGCGGGGACGGGGCCTTCTGCGGGCTGGGGGTGCTCGGCAG ctCCATCGTCACCGCTGTGGAGTCGGGGCTGGTTCGGGTCTGGGGGGAGCACGAGGCTGAGGAG cccctccaggagctgcaggcagggccgGGGCTGTGCCGGATGCGCCAGGACCCGACGCGGCCTCACCTGGTGGGGACGGGGGGGAAGGAGAACGGGCTCAAGGTCTGGGACCTGCAGCGGCCCCAGGAGCCCCTGTTCCGGGCCAAGAAC gtgaggaaCGATTGGCTGGATCTGCGCGTCCCAGTCTGGGAGCGGGACCTGCAGTTCCTGCCGGGGTCACAGCGAGTGGTCACCTGTACAGGGCACGGACAG gtgcgTCTCTACGACCCCTCCACGCCCCAGCGCCGCCCGGTGCTGGACGCCGCCGTTGGGGAGGCTCCTCTGACAGCGCTGGCCCTGATCCCCGGGGACAC CTCAGTGGTCGTGGGCAGCGCCCGGGGGGACGTGGCCGTGATCGACCTGCGCAAAG GCCGGGTGCTGCGGGCCCTGAAGGGATTTGCAGGGGGGGTCCGGGGGCTGCAGTGCCACCCCCGCCTGCCCCTCGTGGCCTCCGTGGGCCTCGATCGATTCCTGCGCGTGCACCAGCTGAGGGACGGGCGCCTGCGGGACAAG GTGTACCTGAAGTCGCGCCTCACCTGCGTCCTGCTGAGCACACACCTGGACTGGGAG GCCCAGgaggagccccctccccaaaaggAGGTGAAGGATGAGGAGGGGGACGAGCTCTGGGACGCTCTGGAATCCGTGCCCACCCCCAGGAAagccaagaaaaggaaaatttcgggggtttga
- the WDR74 gene encoding WD repeat-containing protein 74 isoform X2 — protein MAAPTRLCHVWVGAETGALKGVNLQRKEATNHVGGSGLSRGRGVSALTWGDPAQTELLVGSLDRSVSVFSTEKGKFTGERLCPGGDGAFCGLGVLGSSIVTAVESGLVRVWGEHEAEEPLQELTAGPGLCRMRQDPTRPHLVGTGGKENGLKVWDLQRPQEPLFRAKNVRNDWLDLRVPVWERDLQFLPGSQRVVTCTGHGQVRLYDPSTPQRRPVLDAAVGEAPLTALALIPGDTSVVVGSARGDVAVIDLRKGRVLRALKGFAGGVRGLQCHPRLPLVASVGLDRFLRVHQLRDGRLRDKVYLKSRLTCVLLSTHLDWEAQEEPPPQKEVKDEEGDELWDALESVPTPRKAKKRKISGV, from the exons ATGGCGGCGCCCACGCGGCTGTGCCATGTGTGGGTGGGGGCCGAGACCGGAGCCCTCAAAG GGGTGAACCTGCAGCGCAAAGAGGCCACGAACCACGTTGGGGGGTCGGGACtgagccggggccggggggtcTCGGCCCTGACCTGGGGGGACCCCGCTCAGACCGAG CTGCTCGTGGGGTCCCTGGATCGCTCCGTGAGCGTTTTCAGCACCGAGAAAGGAAAATTCACCGGGGAGCGGCTGTGCCCGGGCGGGGACGGGGCCTTCTGCGGGCTGGGGGTGCTCGGCAG ctCCATCGTCACCGCTGTGGAGTCGGGGCTGGTTCGGGTCTGGGGGGAGCACGAGGCTGAGGAG cccctccaggagctgaca gcagggccgGGGCTGTGCCGGATGCGCCAGGACCCGACGCGGCCTCACCTGGTGGGGACGGGGGGGAAGGAGAACGGGCTCAAGGTCTGGGACCTGCAGCGGCCCCAGGAGCCCCTGTTCCGGGCCAAGAAC gtgaggaaCGATTGGCTGGATCTGCGCGTCCCAGTCTGGGAGCGGGACCTGCAGTTCCTGCCGGGGTCACAGCGAGTGGTCACCTGTACAGGGCACGGACAG gtgcgTCTCTACGACCCCTCCACGCCCCAGCGCCGCCCGGTGCTGGACGCCGCCGTTGGGGAGGCTCCTCTGACAGCGCTGGCCCTGATCCCCGGGGACAC CTCAGTGGTCGTGGGCAGCGCCCGGGGGGACGTGGCCGTGATCGACCTGCGCAAAG GCCGGGTGCTGCGGGCCCTGAAGGGATTTGCAGGGGGGGTCCGGGGGCTGCAGTGCCACCCCCGCCTGCCCCTCGTGGCCTCCGTGGGCCTCGATCGATTCCTGCGCGTGCACCAGCTGAGGGACGGGCGCCTGCGGGACAAG GTGTACCTGAAGTCGCGCCTCACCTGCGTCCTGCTGAGCACACACCTGGACTGGGAG GCCCAGgaggagccccctccccaaaaggAGGTGAAGGATGAGGAGGGGGACGAGCTCTGGGACGCTCTGGAATCCGTGCCCACCCCCAGGAAagccaagaaaaggaaaatttcgggggtttga